From Streptomyces sp. 6-11-2, one genomic window encodes:
- a CDS encoding L-fuconate dehydratase yields the protein MSATPARIIAVDTHDIRFPTSRELDGSDAMNPDPDYSAAYVVLRTDEDGGAEGHGFTFTIGRGNDVQVAAIHALRHHVVGRLVDDVCGDPGSLFRDLIGDSQLRWLGPEKGVMHMAIGAVVNAVWDLAAKRAQQPLWRLLAEADPEWLVSQIDFRYITDALTPEEALRILRRGREGAKERTTRLLQRGYPAYTTSAGWLGYDDDKLSRLAAQAVADGFTQIKLKVGADLDDDVRRCRVARTVVGPDIRIAIDANQRWGVAEAIRWTRALAAFDPYWIEEPTSPDDILAHAAVRKAVAPVKVATGEHVHNRIVFKQMLQAGALDVLQIDAARVAGVNENLAILLLAAKYGVPVCPHAGGVGLCELVQHLAMFDYVAVSGSTEDRVIEYVDHLHEHFLNPVVIQDGHYAAPTAPGFSAAMRAESIARYTFPGGTFWAADPDLQKGHAA from the coding sequence GTGTCTGCGACGCCCGCCCGCATCATCGCGGTCGACACCCACGACATCCGCTTCCCCACATCGCGCGAACTCGACGGCTCCGACGCCATGAACCCGGACCCCGACTACTCGGCGGCCTATGTCGTGCTGCGCACGGATGAGGACGGCGGAGCGGAGGGACACGGCTTCACCTTCACCATCGGACGGGGCAACGACGTCCAGGTCGCCGCGATCCACGCGCTGCGCCACCACGTGGTCGGACGCCTGGTCGACGACGTGTGCGGCGACCCCGGCTCACTCTTCCGGGACCTGATCGGCGACAGTCAACTGCGCTGGCTGGGACCGGAGAAGGGCGTGATGCACATGGCGATCGGCGCGGTCGTCAACGCCGTGTGGGACCTCGCCGCCAAGCGCGCGCAGCAACCCCTGTGGCGGCTGCTCGCCGAGGCCGACCCCGAGTGGCTGGTGAGCCAGATCGACTTCCGCTACATCACCGACGCGCTCACCCCCGAGGAGGCGCTCCGGATCCTGCGCCGTGGCCGGGAGGGCGCGAAGGAGCGCACGACGCGCCTGCTCCAGCGTGGCTACCCCGCCTACACGACCTCGGCGGGCTGGCTCGGCTACGACGACGACAAGCTCAGCCGGCTCGCCGCCCAGGCCGTTGCCGACGGATTCACCCAGATCAAGCTGAAGGTCGGTGCGGACCTGGACGACGACGTGCGCCGCTGCCGGGTGGCCCGCACGGTGGTCGGGCCGGACATCCGCATCGCCATCGACGCCAACCAGCGCTGGGGCGTGGCCGAGGCGATCCGCTGGACCCGGGCGCTCGCCGCGTTCGACCCGTACTGGATCGAGGAACCCACCAGCCCCGACGACATCCTCGCCCACGCGGCGGTCCGCAAGGCCGTGGCCCCCGTGAAGGTCGCCACCGGCGAGCACGTGCACAACCGCATCGTCTTCAAGCAGATGCTCCAGGCAGGCGCCCTCGACGTGCTCCAGATCGACGCGGCCCGCGTCGCCGGCGTCAACGAGAACCTCGCGATCCTGCTGCTGGCCGCCAAGTACGGAGTCCCCGTCTGCCCGCACGCGGGCGGGGTCGGCCTGTGCGAACTCGTGCAGCACCTGGCGATGTTCGACTACGTCGCGGTCTCCGGCAGCACCGAGGACCGGGTCATCGAGTACGTCGACCACCTCCACGAGCACTTCCTGAACCCGGTGGTGATCCAGGACGGTCACTACGCGGCCCCCACCGCCCCGGGCTTCTCGGCCGCCATGCGGGCGGAGTCCATCGCGCGGTACACCTTCCCCGGCGGCACCTTCTGGGCCGCAGACCCCGACCTGCAGAAGGGACATGCGGCATGA
- a CDS encoding sugar ABC transporter substrate-binding protein: protein MAGSTARNGRQGRRRQGRRFSSWTVRATAAAVCGTLALTACGSTKDSGAAGTKGDGSGKVGVILPLLTSPFWQSYNDYVPKMATSQGVDALKTVNSNSDPSQQITDINNELNQGVEGLVVAPLDSAAIQAGLDQAERKGVPVVAVDVAPDKGKVAMVVRADNVAYGEKACQYLGAHISSGKVVQVMGDLASVNGRERSEAFRSCVRKNFPKLKVLEIPAKWESDTAASKLDTLLNANPDTKGIYMQAGGVYLAPTLQTLKSKRMLKKAGTAGHIVIVSNDGIPQEYEAIRKGEIDATVSQPADDYAKYGMYYIKAAMEGRTFKPGPTDHSSTIVKLPSGILEDQLPAPLVTKDNVDDPNLWGNTVR from the coding sequence ATGGCCGGCAGCACAGCGCGGAACGGACGGCAAGGCAGGCGGCGGCAAGGCAGGCGATTCTCCTCGTGGACGGTGCGCGCGACGGCCGCGGCCGTCTGCGGCACCCTGGCGCTCACGGCATGCGGCAGCACCAAGGACAGCGGCGCGGCGGGCACCAAGGGGGACGGCAGCGGCAAGGTCGGGGTGATCCTTCCCCTGCTGACCTCGCCTTTCTGGCAGTCGTACAACGACTACGTGCCGAAGATGGCCACGTCCCAGGGCGTCGACGCACTGAAGACGGTCAACTCCAACAGTGACCCCTCACAGCAGATCACCGACATCAACAACGAGCTCAACCAGGGTGTAGAGGGCCTCGTGGTCGCCCCGTTGGACAGCGCCGCCATCCAGGCCGGACTCGACCAGGCCGAGCGCAAGGGCGTCCCCGTGGTCGCCGTCGACGTGGCACCCGACAAGGGCAAGGTCGCCATGGTCGTGCGGGCGGACAACGTCGCCTACGGCGAGAAGGCCTGCCAGTACCTGGGCGCGCACATCAGCTCGGGCAAGGTCGTGCAGGTCATGGGCGACCTGGCCTCGGTCAACGGCCGCGAACGCTCGGAGGCGTTCCGCTCCTGCGTGCGGAAGAACTTCCCCAAGTTGAAGGTGCTGGAGATCCCCGCCAAGTGGGAGTCCGACACCGCCGCCTCCAAGCTCGACACGCTGCTGAACGCCAACCCCGACACCAAGGGCATCTATATGCAGGCGGGCGGTGTCTACCTCGCGCCCACGCTGCAGACCCTGAAGTCCAAGAGGATGCTGAAGAAAGCGGGCACGGCCGGGCACATCGTCATCGTCTCCAACGACGGCATTCCGCAGGAGTACGAGGCCATCCGCAAGGGCGAGATCGACGCCACCGTCTCGCAGCCCGCCGACGACTACGCCAAGTACGGCATGTACTACATCAAGGCGGCAATGGAGGGAAGGACGTTCAAGCCGGGCCCCACCGACCACAGTTCCACGATCGTCAAGCTGCCCAGCGGCATCCTCGAGGACCAGTTGCCCGCGCCACTGGTCACCAAGGACAACGTCGACGACCCCAACCTCTGGGGCAACACGGTCCGATGA
- a CDS encoding sugar ABC transporter ATP-binding protein, with translation MSSLDTTPLVQARGIVKRYGPTVALADGRLTVLPGESHALVGRNGAGKSTLVAVLTGLQAPDKGEVRFDGEPAPALTDRDAWRRKVACVYQKPTVIPELTVAENLFINRQPTGRGRLISWRRLRKQAADLLDTWDVHVDPEARTCELRVEDRQMVEIARALSFGARFIVLDEPTAQLDNREIERLFTRMRALQASGVTFLFISHHLQEVYEVCQTVTVLRDARWITTAPVADLSRAALVEAMAGEPVAEHERVYVRDADAVGTPVVLDARGLTSEAYADVDLTVRGGEVVGLAGSSGSGKVELAETFAGLHTPTGGTAELDGRELPFGDVRAALRAGVGCVPRDRHEQGLVAGMTVGDNATMSVLDRLGRFGFVSTDTKRGVAGKLIERLGIHTEGPEQPVADLSGGNAQKVVMARALASDPHLLVLINPTAGVDVKSKESLLARMDNAREDGTAVLVVSDELDDLRRCDRVLVLFHGHVVAEHPAGWRDHELIASIEGVDHG, from the coding sequence ATGAGCAGCCTCGACACCACCCCGCTGGTTCAGGCGCGGGGCATCGTCAAGCGCTACGGACCCACCGTCGCCCTCGCCGACGGCCGGCTCACCGTCCTGCCCGGCGAGTCCCACGCCCTCGTCGGCCGCAACGGCGCCGGCAAGTCCACCCTCGTCGCCGTGCTCACCGGCCTCCAGGCGCCCGACAAGGGCGAGGTCCGTTTCGACGGCGAGCCCGCGCCCGCGCTCACCGATCGCGACGCCTGGCGCCGCAAGGTCGCCTGTGTGTACCAGAAACCGACCGTCATTCCCGAACTGACGGTCGCGGAGAACCTGTTCATCAACCGCCAGCCCACAGGCCGCGGACGCCTCATCAGCTGGCGCCGGCTGCGGAAGCAGGCCGCCGACCTCCTCGACACCTGGGACGTGCACGTCGACCCGGAGGCCCGTACCTGCGAACTCAGGGTCGAAGACCGGCAGATGGTCGAAATCGCGCGGGCGCTGAGCTTCGGCGCGCGGTTCATCGTCCTCGACGAGCCCACCGCCCAACTCGACAACCGCGAGATCGAGCGGCTGTTCACGCGGATGCGCGCCCTGCAGGCCTCCGGCGTCACCTTCCTTTTCATCTCACACCACCTCCAGGAGGTGTACGAGGTCTGCCAGACCGTCACCGTGCTGCGCGACGCCCGCTGGATCACGACCGCGCCGGTCGCCGACCTGTCGCGCGCGGCCCTGGTGGAGGCGATGGCGGGAGAGCCGGTCGCGGAGCACGAGCGCGTGTACGTACGCGACGCGGACGCCGTCGGCACTCCCGTGGTGCTCGACGCGCGCGGGCTCACCTCCGAGGCGTACGCGGACGTCGACCTCACCGTCCGCGGTGGCGAGGTCGTCGGACTCGCCGGTTCCAGCGGCAGCGGCAAGGTCGAGCTGGCCGAGACCTTCGCCGGACTGCACACCCCGACCGGCGGGACCGCTGAACTCGACGGCAGGGAACTCCCGTTCGGCGATGTGCGGGCCGCGCTCAGGGCGGGCGTCGGCTGTGTGCCCCGCGACCGGCACGAACAGGGTCTGGTGGCCGGCATGACGGTCGGCGACAACGCCACCATGAGTGTGCTGGACCGGCTCGGCCGCTTCGGTTTCGTCTCCACCGACACCAAGCGCGGTGTCGCCGGCAAGCTGATCGAGCGCCTCGGCATCCACACCGAGGGCCCCGAACAGCCCGTGGCGGACCTGTCCGGCGGCAACGCGCAGAAAGTCGTCATGGCCCGCGCCCTCGCCTCCGACCCGCACCTGCTCGTGCTCATCAACCCCACCGCCGGCGTCGACGTGAAGTCCAAGGAGTCACTGCTGGCGCGGATGGACAACGCCCGCGAGGACGGCACCGCCGTCCTCGTCGTCTCCGACGAACTCGACGACCTGCGCCGCTGCGACCGCGTCCTCGTCCTCTTCCACGGCCACGTCGTCGCCGAGCACCCGGCGGGCTGGCGCGACCACGAGCTGATCGCCTCCATCGAAGGAGTGGACCATGGCTGA
- a CDS encoding SDR family NAD(P)-dependent oxidoreductase — translation MSDFQGLTALVTGGASGIGRASAELLAERGGQVAVLDLDPSSVVKPLLAFRADVTDDTSVRRAVAQAAEALGGLDVLVNNAGIGAQGSVEDNDDEEWRRVFDVNVLGMVRTARAALPHLRASSHAAIVNTCSIAATAGLPQRALYSATKGAVYSLTLAMAADHVREGIRVNCVNPGTVDTPWVGRLLDAAPDPAAERAALQARQPTGRLVTAAEVAGAIAYLAGPLSGATTGTALAVDGGMQGLRLRPAGR, via the coding sequence ATGAGCGACTTCCAGGGACTCACGGCGCTGGTGACGGGAGGCGCCTCCGGTATCGGCAGGGCGAGTGCCGAACTCCTCGCCGAGCGGGGCGGGCAGGTCGCCGTCCTGGACCTGGACCCGTCGTCCGTGGTGAAGCCGCTGCTCGCCTTCCGGGCCGACGTCACCGACGACACCTCGGTGCGCAGGGCCGTCGCGCAGGCCGCCGAAGCCCTCGGGGGACTCGACGTCCTGGTGAACAACGCCGGCATCGGCGCCCAGGGCAGCGTCGAGGACAACGACGACGAGGAGTGGCGCCGCGTCTTCGACGTCAACGTCCTCGGCATGGTCCGCACCGCCCGCGCCGCCCTGCCGCACCTGCGCGCCTCCTCGCACGCGGCGATCGTCAACACCTGTTCGATCGCGGCCACCGCCGGCCTGCCCCAGCGCGCCCTGTACAGCGCCACCAAGGGCGCCGTGTACTCCCTCACCCTCGCCATGGCCGCCGACCACGTCCGCGAGGGCATCCGCGTCAACTGCGTCAATCCCGGCACGGTGGACACACCGTGGGTCGGCCGCCTGCTGGACGCCGCCCCCGACCCGGCCGCCGAACGCGCCGCACTTCAGGCCCGGCAGCCCACCGGTCGGCTCGTCACCGCCGCCGAAGTCGCCGGCGCCATCGCCTATTTGGCCGGTCCCCTGTCCGGCGCCACGACCGGTACCGCACTCGCCGTCGACGGCGGCATGCAGGGCCTGCGGCTACGCCCGGCGGGCCGGTGA
- a CDS encoding ABC transporter permease, whose translation MADTKAALPLAPPRAATRSARTVLLRRARELALLPALLLLMVLGTVVNDSFLTERNLISILGASAALAMVVLAESLVLITGKFDLSLESVVGIAPAVGALLVLSSDQSGWGVKFPAPLALLAILVVGAVVGLFNGVLVVRFKLNAFIVTLAMLIVLRGLLVGATKGKTLFGMPDSFYSLATTTFLAIPLSVWLAAVAFAVAGLLLRYHRIGRALYAIGGNTEAARAAGIRVERVMLGVFVVAGVLASTGGIMQTGYVGAISANQGQNMIFTVFAAAVIGGISLDGGKGTMFGALTGVLLLGVVQNLLTLAQVPSFWIQAIYGGIILVALMIARVTTGRAQD comes from the coding sequence ATGGCTGACACCAAGGCGGCTCTGCCGCTCGCGCCGCCACGCGCCGCCACACGATCGGCCAGAACGGTCCTGCTGCGCCGGGCCCGCGAACTCGCCCTGTTGCCCGCGCTGTTGCTGCTGATGGTGCTCGGCACGGTCGTCAACGACTCGTTCCTCACCGAGCGCAACCTGATCTCGATCCTCGGCGCCTCCGCCGCCCTCGCCATGGTCGTGCTCGCCGAGTCGCTGGTACTGATCACCGGCAAGTTCGACCTGTCCCTGGAGTCGGTCGTCGGTATCGCGCCGGCCGTGGGCGCCCTCCTCGTGCTCTCCTCGGACCAGTCCGGATGGGGCGTGAAGTTCCCGGCGCCGCTCGCCCTGCTCGCGATCCTGGTGGTGGGCGCGGTCGTCGGCCTCTTCAACGGCGTCCTCGTCGTCAGGTTCAAACTCAACGCCTTCATCGTGACCCTGGCGATGCTGATCGTGCTGCGGGGTCTGCTGGTCGGTGCCACCAAGGGCAAGACGCTGTTCGGCATGCCCGACAGCTTCTATTCCCTGGCCACCACCACCTTCCTTGCCATCCCATTGTCGGTGTGGCTGGCGGCCGTCGCCTTCGCGGTCGCCGGGCTGTTGCTGAGGTACCACCGCATCGGACGGGCCCTGTACGCCATCGGCGGCAACACGGAGGCGGCCCGCGCGGCCGGCATCCGCGTCGAGCGGGTCATGCTCGGCGTGTTCGTCGTCGCGGGCGTCCTGGCCTCGACCGGCGGGATCATGCAGACCGGCTACGTCGGCGCGATCAGCGCCAACCAGGGCCAGAACATGATCTTCACGGTGTTCGCGGCGGCGGTGATCGGCGGTATCAGCCTGGATGGCGGCAAGGGCACCATGTTCGGCGCCCTGACGGGGGTACTTCTGCTCGGCGTCGTGCAGAACCTGCTCACCCTCGCCCAGGTGCCGTCGTTCTGGATCCAGGCCATCTACGGCGGAATCATCCTGGTCGCGCTCATGATCGCCCGTGTGACGACGGGCCGTGCCCAGGACTGA